The genome window CGGCGTTTCAACTCGAACGCAGAATGCTCCAGGCAAGACCGGACCGTTGAACGAGGGTACGCGAACACGATGGCAATGCCGGCACGGTTTCTCTTCGATACCGATTTTTCCCGCCCCGCGGTGGAAGAGGTGGTGCCGGTCAGCGAAGGCGCGCCGGTCGATGTGCATGTGCGGTTGCTGGCAAATGCGGCGGAGGAGGCCTATCAGCGCGGTCTCGCCGAGGGACGCGCGGCAGCCGAGGCGCAGGCGGCGCGCCGTGTGGCCGATGAGGCCGGCCGTCTGGTTTCGGCCGCGCAGAGCATTCTCGGCGCGCTCGACGCCGACCGCGAACGCATCGAACGCGATGCCGCGACGCTCGCCTTTGCAGCGGCGCGTAAGCTGGCGGCAACGCTTGTCGCGCGCGAGCCGACGGCGGAGATCGAGACGCTGATTGCCGAATGTCTCGGGCCGCTGCGCCAGGCGCCGCATATCGTCATCCGGGTCGATGAACGCGATGTCGAGGCGATCAAGGCGGAGGCCGATCGGATCGCGCATGAGCGTGGCTTCATGGGCCGGCTGGTGGTTCTGGGCGAGCCGGATCTTGCCCGTGGCGATTGCCGCATCGAATGGGCCGATGGCGGCATCGTGCGCAACATGGATGAGGTTGCCGGCGAAGCCGAAGCCGCGATCGAACGCTATTTCGCGGCCCGGGCCGCAGATCCGTCGCATCCGGATCGCGCCGGGGCCGTCAGTGACGAAGTGGTGCCGGTGGCACCTGAGGAGAACACGAGATGACGGACGATATCGACGTCAAGACCGCCGTCAAGGACGCCGATGGCGAAATGGGAAAGCCGCCGCTGGTCTCCTTCGACGAGCCGCACGACAACCCGCAGATGCGGCCCGAGCCCGACGACGAGGATCCGAACGTGCAACGTACGGCCGCCGACCTGGAGGCGGTGTTCGACGTTCCGGTCAAGGTGTCGGCGGTGCTCGGGCGCTCGCGCATGCAGGTCGCGGATCTGTTGAAGCTGTCGAGCGGCACGGTGCTCGAACTGGACCGCAAGGTCGGCGAGGCAATCGACATCTACGTCAACAATCGGCTTGTGGCGCGCGGCGAAGTCGTGCTGGTCGAGGACAAACTCGGCGTGACCATGACGGAAATCATCAAGGCGGAGAAGTAGGCCCTTCCGGGCGCCGCCTTTTGAAGGAGACAAGCCATGCGCTTGCTGATCGTTGGAACGCTGCAGGGTCAGCTCACCATTGCCACCAAGATCGCGATGGAGCGGGGCGCGAGCGTCACCCATGCGGACAATGGGGCGATGGCGCTGAACGTTTTGCGCGGCAGCGGCGCCGACCTGATCATGGTCGACGTGGCGGTCGATATCGGCGACCTGATCGTACGGATGGAAAACGAGCGCATCCATGCGCCGGTGATCGCCTGCGGTACGGATACGGATGCGCGCGCCGCCGTCAATGCGATCCGCGCCGGAGCGAAAGAATATGTGCCGCTGCCGCCCGATCCGGAACTGATCGCGGCGGTGCTTTCCGCGGTCGCCGAAGACTCGAGCGATCTCATCTATCGCGACGATGCGACGGCGCGGGTGGTGCAGCTCGCCGAGCAGGTGGCGAAGTCGGAAGCCTCGATCCTGATCACCGGCGAATCCGGCACCGGCAAGGAGGTGCTGGCGCGCCACGTTCACCGCAAGTCGAATCGGGCCAACAAGCCGTTCATTTCGGTCAATTGCGCGGCGATCCCGGACAATCTGCTCGAATCAGAACTGTTCGGCCACGAGAAGGGTGCGTTCACCGGCGCGGTGGCGCGGCGTATCGGCAAGTTCGAGGAGGCCGACGGCGGCACGCTGCTGCTCGATGAAATCTCGGAGATGGATATCCGGCTGCAGGCCAAGCTCCTTCGCGCCCTGCAGGAGCGGGTGATCGACCGGGTCGGCGGCAGCCGTCCGGTGCCGGTCAACATCCGTATCCTCGCGACCTCCAACCGCGATCTCGGCGAGGCCGTGCGCGACGGCATCTTCCGCGAGGACCTGCTCTACCGCCTCAACGTGGTCAATCTGAAGATCCCGCCGCTGCGCGAGCGGCCGCAGGACATTCTGGAACTCGCGCAGCATTTCGTGGCGAAATATTCCGACGCCAACGGGATTACGCCGAAACCGATCGCGGCCGAAGCGCGGCGTCAGCTTCTCGCCAATCGCTGGCCGGGCAATGTGCGCGAGCTGGAGAACACGCTGCATCGCGCGGTGCTGCTGGCGACGGGTGAGGAGATCGACACCGACGCGATCCGCATGCCGGACGGCAGCAGCCTGACATCCGGGCCGGAAGGGCCGGCGGCGCGGGCCGCGATGACGGCGGAAGCGGTCACCCGCTCGCTGGTCGGTCTGACGGTTGCCGAAGTCGAGCGCGATCTGATCCTCGACACGCTCGACCATTGCCTCGGCAACCGGACGCACGCGGCGAAGATCCTCGGCATCTCGATCCGCACCCTGCGCAACAAGCTCAACCAGTACACCGACGAGGGGCTCGACATCCCCGGTCCCGGCGAGGTCCGCCAGGCAGGGTAGAGCTGGTTCGGGCTTACTCGAATTCCATCTCGGCGAAGACGGCCTGCGCGTTGCGGCCGGCGAGCGCGTCGAACTGGGCGAGGCCGGAAAAGGCCGACTGGTCGACCTTCGGCGCGCCGATCATGTCGCCGCCGGATTCCAGATGCTCGCCAATGCGGGCGCGCAAATTCTTGAGATAGTCGTAGGTCTCGGCGCGCGCCTTTTCGAGCGTGGTCGGATGGCCGTGGCCGGGCACGACATGGGCCGGGTCGAGCGCTGCAAAGGCATCGAAGGCCTCGATCCAGCCCTTGCTGGAGGAATGATCCATGACGCCGAGCAGGCGGTCGACATAGACGATGTCGCCGGTGAAGACGATGTTCTCGGCCGGTAGCCAGACGAAGCTGTCGCCCGGCGTGTGGGCCGGGGCGGGGTGGTGGATCTCGATGGTCGTGCCGCCGAGCGTCAGCGTGTGATTTTCGGCAAAGGTGGTGTCGGCGTAGGCCGCCTCGGTGCCGGCGAGTTCGCCGCCGAGCAACTGGGTCAGCATGGTGAACTGCATCGACACGCGGTCGTGCTGATCGGCAATGGCG of Hyphomicrobiales bacterium contains these proteins:
- a CDS encoding MBL fold metallo-hydrolase, producing MKTTLALVAALAFVPAEALALETVKVADNVYAFVGELGQRSPTNFGNNATFGLIVTADGAVLVDPGGSWKGAEELDKAVGAVTDQPVKIVIDTGGQDHRWLGNGYWRAKGATIIASDAAIADQHDRVSMQFTMLTQLLGGELAGTEAAYADTTFAENHTLTLGGTTIEIHHPAPAHTPGDSFVWLPAENIVFTGDIVYVDRLLGVMDHSSSKGWIEAFDAFAALDPAHVVPGHGHPTTLEKARAETYDYLKNLRARIGEHLESGGDMIGAPKVDQSAFSGLAQFDALAGRNAQAVFAEMEFE
- the fliN gene encoding flagellar motor switch protein FliN; this encodes MGKPPLVSFDEPHDNPQMRPEPDDEDPNVQRTAADLEAVFDVPVKVSAVLGRSRMQVADLLKLSSGTVLELDRKVGEAIDIYVNNRLVARGEVVLVEDKLGVTMTEIIKAEK
- a CDS encoding sigma-54-dependent Fis family transcriptional regulator encodes the protein MRLLIVGTLQGQLTIATKIAMERGASVTHADNGAMALNVLRGSGADLIMVDVAVDIGDLIVRMENERIHAPVIACGTDTDARAAVNAIRAGAKEYVPLPPDPELIAAVLSAVAEDSSDLIYRDDATARVVQLAEQVAKSEASILITGESGTGKEVLARHVHRKSNRANKPFISVNCAAIPDNLLESELFGHEKGAFTGAVARRIGKFEEADGGTLLLDEISEMDIRLQAKLLRALQERVIDRVGGSRPVPVNIRILATSNRDLGEAVRDGIFREDLLYRLNVVNLKIPPLRERPQDILELAQHFVAKYSDANGITPKPIAAEARRQLLANRWPGNVRELENTLHRAVLLATGEEIDTDAIRMPDGSSLTSGPEGPAARAAMTAEAVTRSLVGLTVAEVERDLILDTLDHCLGNRTHAAKILGISIRTLRNKLNQYTDEGLDIPGPGEVRQAG
- a CDS encoding flagellar assembly protein FliH, whose product is MAMPARFLFDTDFSRPAVEEVVPVSEGAPVDVHVRLLANAAEEAYQRGLAEGRAAAEAQAARRVADEAGRLVSAAQSILGALDADRERIERDAATLAFAAARKLAATLVAREPTAEIETLIAECLGPLRQAPHIVIRVDERDVEAIKAEADRIAHERGFMGRLVVLGEPDLARGDCRIEWADGGIVRNMDEVAGEAEAAIERYFAARAADPSHPDRAGAVSDEVVPVAPEENTR